A single window of Archangium gephyra DNA harbors:
- a CDS encoding AAA family ATPase has translation MRILAIRGCNLTSLAGDFALELDQPPLDKLGLFAITGATGSGKSTLLDAMCLALFDRTPRLGERGGVPVGRADEDEDARLMANDVRGMLRRGAGEGFAEVDFLGKDGRRYRARWSVWRARKLAEGRFRPQEMSLTDVVSQQSFGRTKSEVLKAIEERLGLSFDQFRRSALLAQGEFAAFLRADANERAELLERMTGTEVYSRVSMAAHQRQKEVQEELSKLEQGVAAIARLSDEERTVVEAQRAREEAALGEARAVQERAEQALQWYTERARRVAQEAEAEQSRQRAAQALEAAEPRKTELERVRAAEVLRAPLNRVDEASRRLAEAEAALAARRAEAEAARASAQVCEEARAKAEARRSAAVEAEAAARPALEEALKLDAELTRARSDEQEAARKLEAARESERVAQEALARVAGDEEAARAEQKAAEAWLVENKRLEAMAREWPRWEAELLRYGRAAQDETKARDALAQVRSRAGALRAEAERREKEKREADAALEEAKARVASAEAAQGQEAGAERRARRVELQSRQEGLRALTDARKGASEAARAEQEAAEEAGKARAEQASATAEAEAAKVRRLEREAALKEARRAFAEARATVDLAEHRAELRAGQPCPLCGATEHPYRQTGTALEGLATKARARVEELEGEAAEGTRAEAEARARAAAAGPRAAQAEARREAAAQRRVQQRAAWSDARAKLSGALPPEDVAAEGLEAWLEKALAEVKALQAELNAAEEAAEKLERVAKEARTALTAALEHQEVVEKAVREAGEALRESTDAETAAGREVEQAARVRQEVLEVLAVPFKDLPPWQESLSSKPVDFRARCAKRVAEWNTREQASKDAETRVAQARDRRAPAETEAGVKRALTESCVQALSRAQEVLREKQAARAALLGGRPTAEVREGLQRELEDASRAFESVRAGAEKAKQEAAAAVARVEAATQTQASAGTARAEAEAALSALLSARSLTLEAVRVLLARDAAWCEAEERALSALRQAQEHALAVLTERQTQRTRHEASGLPAIAEGEAPAACERARADTEARRQAAATLKARLDQDDEARRRHGEQARLLEEKQRASGVWRTLSELIGSHDGRKFKVFAQSLTLDALLHYANAHLEELAPRYRLMRVPGYDLDLQVVDGDMGDEVRGVSSLSGGESFLVSLALALGLASLSSETTQVETLFIDEGFGTLDPETLEMALATLDALQATGRQVGIISHVSGLAERIGAQVRVVKQGAGRSRLVVVGEPGLLASSAPAPRPTASVG, from the coding sequence ATGAGGATTCTCGCCATTCGTGGCTGCAACCTGACGAGCCTCGCGGGGGACTTCGCGCTGGAGCTGGACCAGCCGCCGCTCGACAAGCTGGGGCTGTTCGCCATCACCGGTGCCACCGGCTCGGGCAAGAGCACGCTGCTGGACGCCATGTGCCTGGCCCTCTTCGACCGCACGCCGCGCCTGGGCGAGCGCGGCGGTGTCCCCGTGGGGCGTGCCGACGAGGACGAGGACGCGCGGCTGATGGCCAACGACGTGCGCGGCATGTTGCGGCGCGGCGCGGGCGAGGGCTTCGCCGAGGTGGACTTCCTGGGCAAGGACGGCCGGCGCTACCGCGCGCGCTGGTCCGTGTGGCGGGCGCGCAAGCTCGCCGAGGGCCGTTTCCGGCCGCAGGAGATGAGCCTCACCGACGTGGTCAGCCAGCAGTCATTCGGGCGCACCAAGTCCGAGGTGCTCAAGGCGATTGAAGAGCGGCTGGGCCTGTCCTTCGACCAGTTCCGGCGCTCGGCGCTGCTGGCGCAGGGCGAGTTCGCCGCCTTCCTGCGCGCGGACGCCAACGAGCGCGCGGAGCTGCTGGAGCGGATGACGGGCACGGAGGTGTACAGCCGGGTGTCCATGGCCGCGCACCAGCGCCAGAAGGAGGTGCAGGAGGAGCTGTCGAAGTTGGAGCAGGGCGTGGCGGCGATTGCCCGGCTGTCCGACGAGGAGCGCACGGTGGTGGAGGCGCAGCGCGCGCGGGAGGAAGCGGCGCTGGGTGAGGCGCGGGCGGTGCAGGAGCGGGCCGAGCAGGCGCTGCAGTGGTACACGGAGCGGGCGCGGCGGGTGGCGCAGGAGGCCGAGGCGGAGCAGTCGCGTCAGCGCGCGGCCCAGGCGCTGGAGGCCGCGGAGCCCCGGAAGACGGAGCTGGAGCGGGTGCGCGCGGCGGAGGTGCTGCGGGCTCCGTTGAACCGGGTGGACGAGGCGTCCCGGAGACTCGCGGAGGCGGAAGCGGCGCTGGCGGCTCGGCGCGCGGAGGCGGAAGCGGCACGGGCCTCGGCACAGGTGTGCGAGGAGGCGCGGGCGAAGGCGGAGGCGCGGCGGAGCGCGGCGGTGGAGGCGGAGGCGGCCGCCCGTCCGGCGCTGGAGGAAGCGCTGAAGCTGGACGCGGAGCTGACGCGGGCGCGGAGTGATGAGCAGGAGGCCGCGCGCAAGCTGGAGGCCGCCCGCGAGTCCGAGCGCGTGGCCCAGGAGGCGCTGGCGCGGGTGGCCGGAGACGAGGAGGCCGCGCGCGCGGAGCAGAAGGCGGCGGAGGCGTGGCTCGTCGAGAACAAGCGCCTGGAGGCGATGGCTCGCGAGTGGCCCCGGTGGGAGGCGGAGCTCCTCCGCTACGGCCGCGCGGCCCAGGACGAGACGAAGGCGCGCGACGCCCTCGCGCAGGTGCGCTCGCGAGCCGGAGCACTCCGCGCGGAAGCCGAGCGCCGCGAAAAGGAGAAGCGCGAGGCGGACGCGGCCCTGGAGGAGGCGAAGGCCCGGGTGGCCAGCGCCGAGGCCGCGCAGGGCCAGGAGGCGGGTGCGGAGCGGCGCGCGCGCCGTGTGGAGCTGCAGTCCCGGCAGGAGGGGCTGAGGGCGTTGACGGATGCGCGCAAGGGCGCGAGCGAGGCGGCCCGGGCGGAGCAGGAGGCGGCCGAGGAGGCTGGCAAGGCCCGGGCGGAGCAGGCGTCCGCGACGGCCGAGGCCGAGGCCGCCAAGGTGCGCCGCCTCGAGCGGGAGGCCGCGCTGAAGGAGGCTCGCCGGGCGTTCGCCGAGGCGCGGGCGACAGTGGACCTCGCGGAGCACCGCGCGGAGCTGCGAGCGGGCCAGCCCTGCCCGCTCTGTGGTGCCACCGAGCACCCCTACCGGCAGACGGGGACGGCGCTGGAGGGGCTCGCCACGAAGGCGCGGGCGCGGGTGGAGGAGCTGGAAGGGGAGGCCGCGGAGGGGACCCGGGCGGAGGCCGAGGCCCGTGCGCGAGCGGCGGCGGCGGGCCCTCGCGCGGCGCAGGCGGAGGCTCGGAGGGAGGCCGCGGCGCAGCGGCGGGTGCAGCAGCGCGCCGCCTGGAGTGACGCCCGTGCGAAGCTCTCGGGGGCCTTGCCTCCCGAGGACGTGGCGGCCGAGGGACTCGAGGCCTGGCTGGAGAAGGCGCTCGCGGAGGTGAAGGCGCTGCAGGCCGAGCTGAATGCCGCGGAGGAAGCGGCGGAGAAGCTGGAGCGTGTGGCGAAGGAGGCCCGCACGGCGCTCACCGCCGCGCTCGAGCACCAGGAGGTGGTGGAGAAGGCCGTGCGTGAGGCCGGGGAGGCGCTGCGCGAGAGCACGGACGCCGAGACCGCCGCCGGACGCGAGGTGGAGCAGGCCGCGCGCGTCCGCCAGGAAGTGCTGGAGGTGCTGGCGGTGCCCTTCAAGGACCTGCCACCCTGGCAGGAGTCGCTGTCCTCGAAGCCTGTCGACTTCCGCGCGCGCTGCGCGAAGCGGGTGGCGGAGTGGAACACCCGCGAGCAGGCCTCGAAGGACGCGGAGACGCGCGTCGCGCAGGCCCGGGACAGGCGGGCTCCGGCGGAGACGGAGGCCGGAGTGAAGCGCGCCCTCACCGAGAGCTGCGTCCAGGCGCTCTCCCGGGCCCAGGAGGTGCTGCGGGAGAAGCAGGCCGCGCGCGCGGCGCTGCTCGGCGGACGTCCCACCGCCGAGGTGCGTGAGGGGCTCCAGCGGGAGTTGGAGGACGCTTCTCGCGCCTTCGAGTCCGTCCGCGCCGGGGCCGAGAAGGCGAAGCAGGAGGCCGCCGCCGCGGTCGCGCGTGTCGAGGCAGCGACGCAGACCCAGGCCTCCGCGGGGACGGCCAGGGCCGAGGCCGAGGCGGCGCTCTCGGCGCTGCTGTCGGCGCGGAGCCTCACGCTGGAGGCCGTGCGTGTCCTGCTCGCGCGGGATGCCGCCTGGTGTGAGGCCGAGGAGCGTGCGCTCTCGGCGCTGCGTCAGGCCCAGGAGCACGCGCTGGCCGTGCTGACGGAGCGCCAGACGCAGCGCACCCGGCACGAGGCCTCCGGTCTCCCCGCCATCGCCGAGGGGGAGGCTCCGGCCGCCTGCGAGCGGGCCCGCGCGGACACCGAGGCCCGGCGTCAGGCCGCCGCCACGTTGAAGGCCCGGCTCGACCAGGACGACGAGGCCCGCCGCCGCCACGGGGAGCAGGCCCGGCTCCTCGAGGAGAAGCAGCGTGCCAGCGGCGTGTGGCGCACCCTCAGTGAGCTCATCGGCTCGCACGATGGCCGCAAGTTCAAGGTGTTCGCCCAGAGCCTCACCCTGGACGCGCTCCTGCACTACGCCAACGCGCACCTCGAGGAGCTCGCCCCGCGCTACCGCCTCATGCGCGTGCCCGGCTACGACCTCGACCTGCAGGTGGTGGACGGCGACATGGGCGACGAGGTGCGCGGTGTCTCCAGCCTCTCGGGCGGGGAGAGCTTCCTCGTCTCCCTGGCGCTCGCCCTGGGGCTCGCCTCGCTCTCCTCGGAGACGACGCAGGTGGAGACGCTCTTCATCGACGAGGGCTTCGGCACCCTGGATCCGGAGACGCTGGAGATGGCCCTGGCCACGCTCGACGCGCTCCAGGCCACGGGCCGGCAGGTGGGCATCATCTCCCACGTGTCCGGGCTCGCCGAGCGCATCGGTGCGCAGGTGCGCGTGGTGAAGCAGGGCGCTGGACGCAGCCGGCTCGTCGTGGTGGGCGAGCCGGGGCTCCTGGCCTCCTCGGCTCCCGCGCCACGGCCCACGGCGTCGGTGGGGTAG
- a CDS encoding TIGR02266 family protein yields MRELVEGLGALLPSPKPPGIVVALREAEATLELKVEAPSYPRTALEELTQQVQQSGGTLVELWRLPKAARDAFRNDSLTGPDTHELEDYEAAAIVLHGHLQQLAVREPIPEGPPAGPTSVTIDFFAQGSNAAATPSPAEAPEAATPEPAASEPAPVEETAQEGTRAYETFDTQRHGRRFAVKLEMVFRTELDFVREHATNISNGGLFVRTAHRPPVDSVVTVQVKLPNGERLQGDALVVHVVDDPYKGGVGLAFLNDDPSFAETLDRYLASLASTPAS; encoded by the coding sequence GTGAGAGAGCTGGTGGAGGGGCTGGGGGCGTTGCTGCCCTCGCCGAAACCGCCAGGCATCGTCGTGGCCTTGCGGGAAGCGGAAGCCACCCTGGAGCTGAAGGTGGAGGCGCCCAGCTACCCGCGCACCGCCCTGGAGGAGCTGACGCAGCAGGTGCAACAGAGTGGTGGCACCCTGGTGGAGCTGTGGCGCCTGCCCAAGGCGGCTCGCGACGCGTTCCGCAACGACTCGCTCACCGGCCCGGACACCCACGAGTTGGAGGACTACGAGGCCGCGGCCATCGTCCTGCACGGGCACCTGCAGCAGCTCGCCGTGCGCGAGCCCATTCCGGAAGGGCCACCCGCGGGGCCCACCTCCGTCACCATCGACTTCTTCGCTCAGGGGAGCAACGCCGCGGCCACGCCCTCACCGGCCGAGGCCCCGGAAGCCGCCACGCCGGAGCCCGCGGCCTCCGAGCCCGCTCCAGTGGAGGAGACGGCCCAGGAGGGCACCCGCGCCTACGAGACGTTCGACACGCAGCGCCACGGACGCCGCTTCGCGGTGAAGCTGGAGATGGTGTTCCGCACGGAGCTGGACTTCGTGCGGGAGCACGCGACGAACATCTCCAACGGCGGCCTCTTCGTGCGCACGGCGCACCGCCCCCCCGTGGACAGCGTGGTGACGGTGCAGGTGAAGCTGCCCAACGGCGAGCGCCTCCAGGGAGACGCGCTGGTGGTGCACGTGGTGGACGATCCATACAAGGGCGGCGTGGGGCTCGCCTTCCTCAACGACGACCCCAGCTTCGCCGAGACGCTGGACCGCTACCTGGCGAGCCTGGCCAGCACCCCGGCGAGCTGA